The segment ACATCAAAAGTGTGCTGGTGATTCAAGGGCAGAACATCGATCCATACCAACCTTCTCAACAGCCACCTTCTTTGAACCCTgcattgcataataataataataataataataataataataataataataatacagtgtctGGGCCCTTTGCTGACTCACATGCAGGATCCTCTCATAGTCTGTCTCCATGTTGTCGATCTTGCCCTGCAGCTCTGCGATGGTGGCATCCTTCTCCTGCACTGTGCGCTGCCTCTCCTCTCGCTCGCCCTGCAGGTCCTGCTGGCACAGAGCTGGAGAAAGGGGGGTACGAATACAGGAGTTCAGTTTTAGAATGATCAAACCACGTACGGGAATTATACagtgtataaaaacacacagatgcaTTATAAAGTGAAACTTAACACAAGTATTCATGCCGTGGCATATATTGAGAAACTTTTTATCTAGTCGTGCCGTTGCAGTGGCTGTGGGGCTCAGTCAGCGTTTCAGCTGTGATCTCCGTCTCGGCTGTTGGTAGAACGTACCGAGCTGCTGGCGTAGCCGGCTGACCTCAATCTCCAGCTGATGAACTCTCACCCCCGTCTCCATCTGCATGGACTTGTACTGTCGAGTCAGGTCTGGGGACgggcagggagagggggaatgaATCAGAGAAATGCACActccttttaaaaacaatgcaattGCTGTTTGGATTTGAAGGTCCATTCCTTCGTTGGAGCTCACGCTGAGGAAGCTCTAAAGCTAAACAAGCAGTGGCCAGGCTAGTTTCACTTCACTAAGATTCACTTCACTGCCCTCAGCTCACCTGCGTTGATATCCTTCTTGTCCTCACGTTCCTCGTCCAGCTCCTGCTCCAGGACAGCCAGTCTGGATTTCAGGCTGTGACTGCAGGCCTGGGCCTGTCTCGCTACATCCCTCCGCAGGGCTACAGAGAGGGGCGACacacgcacagcacagcacagcaagtaACTCAATCTGCTCATCTCACTTCAAAACAACCAATCACAATTTTGAAGGTAAAAACTATAAGGAACCAATAAGCAGGCAAACATGTGCACTAAAGAAGGCACATTTGTCTACTAAGTTTCTTGCAGTTCTACCTGATAAAATCAACTTCTTTTTTTTCAGGCACTTTCTGTTCATTCAGTGAATTGATAATCAATAATTCCAGGTTATTAATGCCCTGAAGTTTCTCCAACATAGGTCTACGCAGTACTGAatgcatatattattataatattaaagGTTCTGTCTGATTTTAGTACATCtgacaaaaaaatacataaacagtCAAGTTAGATGAAAGGAATCCTTCACTTAAATACGTGAGAAAGTTTTAAAAACTTGGGCTGACTTGCCCATCTCCCCTCTTTGTATTGCCGTGACTCTCAGTAACAGTCATGCAGTTACTGACTATTGCATTTCTGTGCAGTGTGCGTGCATGTCTGCACGTAAGGATCCCTTCACTTTGTAATAACAAAGGAAAGAGTGTATCGTTCTCTCACCGAGGTGCTCCTTCAGCACGGCCACATCCAGAGTGCTGCGCTTGTACTTCTCTTGCAATTCATTTCCTTCAGAGAACAGGAAACACAGACAACAGTGATAGAAATGAACCCCAAGCGTTGGTGAATAAGTCGTgatctcccccccccaccccccctccgcAAGGGGCTGCTTTGAGAGCAAGGCTGCGGCGCCTCCACTCGACAGGAAGCTGTCTTCTCTCCCACATATCTAAGGATAACAGGATTGCTACTCCTATAAGATCTGTGTGCTGGgtttatattctctctctctctctctctctctctctctctctctctctctctctctctcagaacaTCTACCATCAGAGGTTTTCTTCCTCTTTCCCTTCTTCCCCTTTGCTTTTCCCCTTTTCTTAGGCGGCATTTTCCAGGCCGCAGATTCTCAGACCTGTCAAGGataaaaaaacatgattattattatttatttcttagcagacgcccttatccagggcgacttacaattgttacaagatatcacattatacattatttcacattatacagatatcacattatttttacatacaattacccatttataccattgggtttttactggagcaatctaggtaaagtaccttgctcaagggtacaacagcagtgtcccccactggggattgaacccacaactctctggtcaagagtccagagccctaaccactactccacactgctgccccatgatgTACCTGTCAAGGACACTATACACCTGCCTGTCAACAATCAATtaataaacagtaaacagtaacagtaaaaaaaaatacaacaacttgaCAGCTATCCGGACAGGGTTTAGCAGTCTATAATCAAGCCATAATGCCTGTCAAGGATCTTTTTGAGATACCTGTCAATTAAAACACCTATTATGCCTTTTAAAGGCGTGCCCCGCAATGATATTCAATGCCACACAAAATATAATGTCTTGGAGCCTGCTCACTGCATGCTGCAATTTAGAGATGGGAAGTAGGcattgttgacagtccagtttgtttacagtcCCCAAAGCTGCAAAGGGCACCTTCATGCTTTTTCCTCCTTCCTGCTAGCCACAGTTTGACCTGTACGTTGCTCTGTGTGAGTCAGAAATATAAACACGCTACTGCAAGGAAATCCTAAAATTACTGAAAATACAATCTCGACAATTTCTAATGCTGATCGCATTCCTTCACCTAGAAAAAACGAATACTGCATTTGAGAAAATTAACTTTATCCCCAAAATATAAACCTTACCTTAAATTACAATCTGTGGTCTACAATGACTTCTCACGTAGGAAacaaactacccccccccccccccaaataaacaAAGCGCTTGGTGATTGAAAGGCAACGCACCCAGTCACCGTGCTAGGGACACACCTTCGAGGCTGTAGCAGACCTATCACCTATCACAGAAGGCGGGTATAACTGTTACTAAGATACCGGAGTCTCTCGTTGCCGAGGGAACCAGAGACGCCATGTAGCAACGCAGTCGCGCTTTTAATTAAAGAGACAGGACTCCGTGTTATATTTCTCCAAAACATAAACTGTAAGGAATGGCGCTGTTTTAACCGGCTGTGGCTTCTTTGGAGTCAGAGTAGCACACGTTTTGAACACACGCTTTACTTCTATCTCATGTTTAGATGAAAAGTGTATTGCGTGTTTGTTTAGGTTGTGGTGAGTGCAGAAAGGCCGTGGCGTATTTCAGAAAGACAGAATACCCGCCCCGCTCAGTATATGTCACTATGCAGTAAGCGAGAGGTGCATTTTAAAACTGCTGCAACTTTTATGTGTAAAACCCAATATAGCGACGTGTGTTACACACAGAAGTATTTTAAAACCTAAATATCAatttcattaaaaatgatctGCTACTTCCCTTTTGTTAACCGGACGCtatgagacagaacgggatttcaaacttgcccctaaattgaaataaatgaaggtgtaaatgaaccatccttagctacaattaagaatggtaattaaatacccgcatgcgcgttaaataattgtattatactaagaatgaattgcagccagtcgctaattttttctgtttgttaaaattcaatcggccatattattctgcaaatacaatcgcatcatcatctcgttgctctatcgataaattagctattcgttcattaagatctgatcagaagcagctgatcagtgtgacttgtttgctgcgcccaagcaattccaccacagcaggattaatctcagcaaaggtggagctcatttatacgtgaattactttcaatttagggggaattttgaaatcccggtctgtctcaaagcgtccggttaatctggagccgaTATGGTAACCCTAGTGTTGCACCGGACACATACTGCAAAGCAACTGTGCGCGGTTTTACAGTGTGGATACTGATCATGTGCAAGGGCgctgcgtgtgtttttttttcttatcttaaTTTCATATTGTAAGAGTTAGACGTGTtatgtgtattttattgttttacgtGGTTTTtggttgtattaaaaaaaaaaaagtaaaaaaaaaaaccaatttcAATACTGTACTCGTTTATAATAATAAGTTTCTTCAAACGACTCGCGAGTTAATTCTTTGTGAACAAGCCCCCTACTGCATGTTAGGTTTGCTGAGACAGTGTGGTGCGAGGAAGAGGTTTGTACGCGTTTTTCTTTAATCACAGCACTTCAGACAGCTATCCACGACAGAAATGAAACATTTGAAAACATACCGAGATGGAAACGCTGCAGAGAAAAATGCGCGACGTAAGAGCGTCAACGTAACGCAGAGAGCGAGGGCGGGGCTCGCGAGGGGAGGCGCTCGAGAAGCGGAAAAGGATGTGCGCGGGGGCTCGTAGGGGGTGGACGGTGATAGAAAAAGGCGGTGTTAATTAttctaatgtgtttatttatttatttttaacccgcCGCCTCCTCCTCTCcttattttttaagtattgtaaatatatatatatatatttccgtACGGACACGCAGTGTTTGGTGAGTGGCGTCAATTCTGCTTTTCGGTTTTTCTCGTTCACTGAGATACTTAGAaacttcctctctctctctcggaggacagtgaaaaaaaaaacgacgtgagagagagagagagagagagagactgttaaataaatatatataattaaaaacaactgaATTTATTCCGAGCCGAGCCGAGGAGGATAACTGTTTATCGGGCGGGTCCGGCCGCTCTGCTCCATTAAGTCCCCCTTCGTGTCCCCCTTCGGTACGGCGATCTCAATTTATTTATGGGACTTTTTCTCCGGTGACCCCCCATCCCCCGCTGGATTCTCGGCTGGCGCTGTCACACAGCTCGGGGCGTCTGTCTCAAGCAGGCTCGCTGCTCTGGAGGTCCGGCGCTAGTGCCGGTGGCAGTACTACTGGCATGGCAGGGAATTTGAAGAGGGGCGGCGGGCTGATTGGGCTGATGAAGGACGCTTTCCAGCCCCATCATCACCTCCACTCGCACCACCAACCCGGGGCCGTGGATAAGAAGACCGTAGAGAAATGCTGGAAACTTATGGACAAGGTTAGTCCTAGCAATAGGAAaccagaatacatttttttttgaacGAAAACGACacaaagagatagagagagaaataCACAGAGAGAAGCAAGCCACGGCCCAATAATCCAAGTGAGCCAAAATATAATAGATTGCTTATTATTAATTACAGTTCTTGTCATTACTTGAAACACATCTAATTGGACAATAGACACATCGATGATCGGTGGTTTAATATCGGCTGCAACAAATGCCTTTGATCTGACAATAAACGAGCCTTTAAAAATGTCTTTGcattgggtattttttttttcacaatttggATGGgctgcattattaatattatacatTGTAGGGTACCGgtagtagtttattttattttatttttgtattgta is part of the Acipenser ruthenus chromosome 39, fAciRut3.2 maternal haplotype, whole genome shotgun sequence genome and harbors:
- the LOC117966622 gene encoding coiled-coil domain-containing protein 153-like; translated protein: MPPKKRGKAKGKKGKRKKTSDGNELQEKYKRSTLDVAVLKEHLALRRDVARQAQACSHSLKSRLAVLEQELDEEREDKKDINADLTRQYKSMQMETGVRVHQLEIEVSRLRQQLALCQQDLQGEREERQRTVQEKDATIAELQGKIDNMETDYERILHDTLDSLLSRLAESKLRWVDESTALHFNNKERLADFGLNPLDI